In a genomic window of Spirochaetaceae bacterium:
- a CDS encoding 3-keto-5-aminohexanoate cleavage protein has translation MAKKIISVAVCGSNPTKEMNPAVPYSPKEIAEAAVESHRAGAAIVHVHVRDPETGIPNSRLELFAEVVDRIREKCDMLINLTTSGLNIPGKNIIEERLEPVTLKPDICSLDVGSMNFGQRVFLNPPEWGRAAAQRMREAGVKPEIEVFDAGHVRQARVLIDEGLFAPPPFVQICMGAGWGIEASPENLLFMKSLLPADVPWSVLGVGRHQLPMITMAIILGGHVRVGFEDNIYLRRGRLLSSNAEMVDVAASLIGKLQHEVATPDEARAILAI, from the coding sequence ATGGCCAAGAAAATCATATCCGTTGCCGTGTGTGGGTCGAACCCCACCAAGGAGATGAATCCGGCCGTCCCCTACTCGCCGAAGGAGATCGCGGAGGCGGCTGTCGAAAGCCACCGGGCGGGGGCGGCCATAGTCCACGTCCACGTGCGCGACCCGGAAACCGGGATACCGAATTCACGCCTGGAGCTGTTTGCGGAGGTGGTGGATCGCATTCGCGAGAAGTGCGACATGCTGATCAACCTGACCACGAGCGGTTTGAACATACCGGGCAAGAACATCATCGAAGAGCGCCTGGAACCGGTCACGTTGAAACCGGACATCTGTTCTCTGGACGTCGGCTCCATGAACTTCGGTCAGCGGGTGTTCCTGAATCCGCCCGAGTGGGGGCGCGCCGCGGCGCAGCGCATGCGCGAGGCCGGCGTAAAACCGGAGATCGAAGTATTCGACGCCGGCCACGTGCGCCAGGCGCGTGTCCTGATCGATGAAGGGCTGTTCGCGCCGCCCCCGTTCGTGCAGATCTGCATGGGCGCGGGCTGGGGCATCGAGGCGAGCCCGGAAAACCTGCTGTTCATGAAGAGCCTGCTGCCCGCGGACGTGCCGTGGTCGGTGCTCGGCGTCGGACGCCACCAGCTCCCGATGATCACCATGGCGATCATCCTCGGCGGCCACGTACGGGTCGGCTTCGAGGACAACATCTACCTGCGCCGCGGCCGGCTCCTGAGCAGCAACGCGGAGATGGTCGACGTCGCGGCAAGCCTGATCGGCAAGCTGCAGCACGAGGTCGCAACCCCGGACGAAGCGCGCGCAATCCTTGCCATCTGA